One Mugil cephalus isolate CIBA_MC_2020 chromosome 8, CIBA_Mcephalus_1.1, whole genome shotgun sequence genomic window carries:
- the arid5a gene encoding AT-rich interactive domain-containing protein 5A isoform X2, with translation MKLSCGDTFLFRGVKLKRASLELLSQNTVRPETRRQLLEMAQEDQSETSQQTATSDEEKGPAKQASPSVIEIHDSTTECEEEARPGQVQMEEKAFVSRLHSFMKDKVNLWGIYKAVDKLGGYDSVTARRLWKKVYDELGGSPGSTSAATCTRRHYERLVLPFERHIKGEDDKPLPPSKPRKPYKRNLDGKVSKAEGKRKRTHSERDIDPELLTQRSPEAACQSEVMHSHSALWAATSDRHHPDCSQPNRSTADLCTYLLPVTTSRSWITAIPPAAGEVISPLEKKKRMAQASLNLPKSPQGDDKERPSVIHCSQSPARASSSRNCNSSDGSPLPLSSSSSRSPSPCSVSSEDGAAGTADKPASSSKLPQNCSSAVKNAPNCSEDSKPVNSSQTPKDPTGQNKDVSHISSQTLTADSTKSQVKDSAWKPYHKETGRYYTPPIPPYSNIPVKPTWAPTSTSSFTKVYPKSVQLLRPAPIRPSYKVHHSRLLQQDDSLACGKKLNVTPWPYQTEKREKSRTMLQKAPPAQQSLSHSTTTLPVSFVLPSCDKTGRDSRHQPPLHPAFLPNRMRLPQSQLMYRHVLPMGPAHPALIGPAVYPYPYTIPLLNPQTGYALPAMNPIYSHKL, from the exons ATGAAACTGTCCTGTGGAGACACCTTCCTATTTCGTGGTGTCAAGTTGAAGAGAGCGTCACTTGAATTACTGTCACAAAACACAGTGAGGCCAGAGACTAGAAGACAGCTTCTGGAAATGG CTCAAGAAGACCAGAGCGAGACATCACAACAAACAGCCACCAGTGACGAGGAGAAGGGGCCAGCCAAACAG GCTTCCCCCTCTGTCATTGAGATTCATGACTCCACGACCGAATGCGAGGAGGAAGCGAGGCCCGGTCAAGTGCAGATGGAAGAGAAGGCATTCGTATCACGTTTGCACTCTTTCATGAAGGACAAAG TTAACCTTTGGGGGATCTACAAAGCTGTTGACAAACTTGGGGGCTATGATTCA GTGACAGCGCGGCGTCTTTGGAAGAAAGTGTATGATGAGCTGGGAGGAAGTCCAGGTAGCACCAGCGCTGCTACTTGCACTCGCAGACACTATGAGAG GCTGGTTCTTCCCTTTGAGAGGCACATAAAAGGAGAGGACGACAAGCCCCTGCCTCCGAGCAAACCGCGGAAGCCGTACAAGAGAAATTTGGATGGCAAAGTGAGCAAGGctgaggggaagagaaagaggactCACTCAGAACGAGACATCGATCCTGAG CTTCTCACCCAAAGAAGTCCAGAAGCCGCCTGCCAAAGTGAAGTGATGCATTCTCACTCTGCCCTCTGGGCTGCCACATCCGACAGACATCACCCGGACTGCTCTCAGCCTAACAGATCCACCGCCGACCTCTGCACTTACCTTCTCCCGGTCACCACCTCCAGATCCTGGATTACTGCTATACCCCCTGCAGCTGGAGAGGTCATCTCTCCtctggagaaaaagaaacggaTGGCCCAGGCTAGCCTCAACTTGCCAAAAAGTCCTCAGGGTGACGATAAAGAAAGGCCTTCTGTCATCCACTGCTCGCAGTCTCCAGCCCGGGCTTCTTCCAGCAGGAACTGCAACTCCTCCGATGGCTCCCCGCTCcctttatcctcctcctcctcccgcagCCCTTCCCCGTGCTCTGTTTCTTCAGAGGACGGAGCAGCAGGGACTGCAGATAAACCCGCGTCAAGCTCAAAACTGCCCCAAAACTGTTCTAGTGCCGTCAAAAATGCACCCAACTGTAGTGAGGACAGTAAGCCTGTGAACAGCAGTCAGACGCCCAAAGACCCTACAGGACAGAATAAGGATGTTTCCCACATCAGTTCCCAAACACTGACCGCTGACTCAACAAAAAGCCAAGTTAAGGACTCAGCCTGGAAGCCGTACCACAAAGAGACTGGCAGATATTATACCCCCCCTATCCCCCCATACTCCAACATCCCTGTGAAGCCTACCTGGGCTCCAACGTCTACCTCAAGTTTCACCAAAGTTTATCCAAAATCCGTGCAGCTGCTGCGACCAGCTCCTATTCGACCAAGTTATAAGGTGCACCACAGCAGGCTGCTTCAGCAGGACGACTCTCTGGCTTGTGGGAAGAAGCTGAACGTGACGCCATGGCCGTATCAGacggagaagagggagaaatcCAGGACAATGCTGCAAAAGGCGCCTCCTGCTCAGCAGAGTCTGTCTCATTCAACTACCACCTTGCCAGTGTCATTCGTTCTGCCGAGCTGTGACAAAACAGGGAGAGACTCTCGGCACCAACCTCCATTGCACCCCGCTTTCCTCCCCAACAGAATGAGACTACCTCAATCGCAGCTAATGTACCGCCATGTACTACCAATGGGTCCGGCACACCCTGCTCTCATTGGGCCTGCTGTTTACCCATATCCCTACACCATCCCCCTGTTAAACCCACAAACTGGATATGCCCTGCCTGCCATGAATCCAATTTATTCCCACAAGCTGTGA
- the arid5a gene encoding AT-rich interactive domain-containing protein 5A isoform X1, with translation MKLSCGDTFLFRGVKLKRASLELLSQNTVRPETRRQLLEMAQEDQSETSQQTATSDEEKGPAKQASPSVIEIHDSTTECEEEARPGQVQMEEKAFVSRLHSFMKDKGTPIERIPHLGFKQINLWGIYKAVDKLGGYDSVTARRLWKKVYDELGGSPGSTSAATCTRRHYERLVLPFERHIKGEDDKPLPPSKPRKPYKRNLDGKVSKAEGKRKRTHSERDIDPELLTQRSPEAACQSEVMHSHSALWAATSDRHHPDCSQPNRSTADLCTYLLPVTTSRSWITAIPPAAGEVISPLEKKKRMAQASLNLPKSPQGDDKERPSVIHCSQSPARASSSRNCNSSDGSPLPLSSSSSRSPSPCSVSSEDGAAGTADKPASSSKLPQNCSSAVKNAPNCSEDSKPVNSSQTPKDPTGQNKDVSHISSQTLTADSTKSQVKDSAWKPYHKETGRYYTPPIPPYSNIPVKPTWAPTSTSSFTKVYPKSVQLLRPAPIRPSYKVHHSRLLQQDDSLACGKKLNVTPWPYQTEKREKSRTMLQKAPPAQQSLSHSTTTLPVSFVLPSCDKTGRDSRHQPPLHPAFLPNRMRLPQSQLMYRHVLPMGPAHPALIGPAVYPYPYTIPLLNPQTGYALPAMNPIYSHKL, from the exons ATGAAACTGTCCTGTGGAGACACCTTCCTATTTCGTGGTGTCAAGTTGAAGAGAGCGTCACTTGAATTACTGTCACAAAACACAGTGAGGCCAGAGACTAGAAGACAGCTTCTGGAAATGG CTCAAGAAGACCAGAGCGAGACATCACAACAAACAGCCACCAGTGACGAGGAGAAGGGGCCAGCCAAACAG GCTTCCCCCTCTGTCATTGAGATTCATGACTCCACGACCGAATGCGAGGAGGAAGCGAGGCCCGGTCAAGTGCAGATGGAAGAGAAGGCATTCGTATCACGTTTGCACTCTTTCATGAAGGACAAAGGTACACCTATAGAAAGGATCCCACATCTGGGCTTTAAACAGA TTAACCTTTGGGGGATCTACAAAGCTGTTGACAAACTTGGGGGCTATGATTCA GTGACAGCGCGGCGTCTTTGGAAGAAAGTGTATGATGAGCTGGGAGGAAGTCCAGGTAGCACCAGCGCTGCTACTTGCACTCGCAGACACTATGAGAG GCTGGTTCTTCCCTTTGAGAGGCACATAAAAGGAGAGGACGACAAGCCCCTGCCTCCGAGCAAACCGCGGAAGCCGTACAAGAGAAATTTGGATGGCAAAGTGAGCAAGGctgaggggaagagaaagaggactCACTCAGAACGAGACATCGATCCTGAG CTTCTCACCCAAAGAAGTCCAGAAGCCGCCTGCCAAAGTGAAGTGATGCATTCTCACTCTGCCCTCTGGGCTGCCACATCCGACAGACATCACCCGGACTGCTCTCAGCCTAACAGATCCACCGCCGACCTCTGCACTTACCTTCTCCCGGTCACCACCTCCAGATCCTGGATTACTGCTATACCCCCTGCAGCTGGAGAGGTCATCTCTCCtctggagaaaaagaaacggaTGGCCCAGGCTAGCCTCAACTTGCCAAAAAGTCCTCAGGGTGACGATAAAGAAAGGCCTTCTGTCATCCACTGCTCGCAGTCTCCAGCCCGGGCTTCTTCCAGCAGGAACTGCAACTCCTCCGATGGCTCCCCGCTCcctttatcctcctcctcctcccgcagCCCTTCCCCGTGCTCTGTTTCTTCAGAGGACGGAGCAGCAGGGACTGCAGATAAACCCGCGTCAAGCTCAAAACTGCCCCAAAACTGTTCTAGTGCCGTCAAAAATGCACCCAACTGTAGTGAGGACAGTAAGCCTGTGAACAGCAGTCAGACGCCCAAAGACCCTACAGGACAGAATAAGGATGTTTCCCACATCAGTTCCCAAACACTGACCGCTGACTCAACAAAAAGCCAAGTTAAGGACTCAGCCTGGAAGCCGTACCACAAAGAGACTGGCAGATATTATACCCCCCCTATCCCCCCATACTCCAACATCCCTGTGAAGCCTACCTGGGCTCCAACGTCTACCTCAAGTTTCACCAAAGTTTATCCAAAATCCGTGCAGCTGCTGCGACCAGCTCCTATTCGACCAAGTTATAAGGTGCACCACAGCAGGCTGCTTCAGCAGGACGACTCTCTGGCTTGTGGGAAGAAGCTGAACGTGACGCCATGGCCGTATCAGacggagaagagggagaaatcCAGGACAATGCTGCAAAAGGCGCCTCCTGCTCAGCAGAGTCTGTCTCATTCAACTACCACCTTGCCAGTGTCATTCGTTCTGCCGAGCTGTGACAAAACAGGGAGAGACTCTCGGCACCAACCTCCATTGCACCCCGCTTTCCTCCCCAACAGAATGAGACTACCTCAATCGCAGCTAATGTACCGCCATGTACTACCAATGGGTCCGGCACACCCTGCTCTCATTGGGCCTGCTGTTTACCCATATCCCTACACCATCCCCCTGTTAAACCCACAAACTGGATATGCCCTGCCTGCCATGAATCCAATTTATTCCCACAAGCTGTGA